From one Dysidea avara chromosome 9, odDysAvar1.4, whole genome shotgun sequence genomic stretch:
- the LOC136265424 gene encoding M protein, serotype 5-like yields MTISNEELRGEVGVLKNESDGLKVENNGLKVKNIGLKVENNGLKVESNGLKVENNGLKVENNGLKLEVDGLKGEIEFSTKS; encoded by the coding sequence ATGACAATAAGTAATGAGGAGCTGAGGGGAGAGGTTGGGGTTCTCAAGAATGAAAGtgatggcctcaaggtggagaataATGGTCTCAAGGTTAAGAATAttggcctcaaggtggagaataATGGACTCAAGGTGGAGAGTAATGGACTCAAGGTGGAGAATAATGGGCTCAAGGTGGAGAATAATGGACTCAAGCTGGAGGTTGATGGTCTCAAAGGGGAGATAGAATTCTCAACTAAGAGTTGA